A region of the Thiomicrorhabdus sp. genome:
TAGGGTGTTCTACGGCTGAATACACTTCACTTTCTGGAACTGTATAACCTTCTGTATATAGTTTAAAGTGGTGAATTAACGCTTCCATATTTGATTTAGCGTCTTCTCTAGATGGCGGAGCAACTTTGTTATCATCAGTCATAACCGCACCTGGATTGGCTTTTAACCAATCTACACACTGTTTAATAATTTTGTTTGACTCACGCATTTCAGCAACACGTACTAAATAACGGTCGTAACAATCACCAGTTGCACCTACAGGAATATCAAAATCCATTTTGTCGTAGACTTCATAAGGCTGTTTCTTACGTAAATCCCATTCAATACCTGAACCACGTAACATCGGACCTGTAAAACCTAACTGTAAAGCTCGTTCAGGAGAAACAATACCAATATCTACGGTACGTTGCTTCCAGATACGGTTATCGGTTAAAAGAGTCTCATACTCATCGATATAACCAGGAAAACGTTCTGTAAATGCCTCAATAAAATCAAGCAAAGAACCTTCACGCGTTTCATTCAACTGGTCTAATTTTTTACCAGAGTTCCATTTAGATTTCTCGTATTTAGCCATGGTATCTGGTAAATCACGGTACACACCGCCAGGTCGGTAGTATGTCGCGTGCATACGAGCACCAGAAACAGCTTCATAACAATCCATTAAATCTTCACGCTCACGGAAGGCATAAAGAAATACTGTCATAGCACCAATATCTAATGCATGAGCACCTAACCACATTAAATGGTTAAGAACACGTGTAATCTCATCAAACATAACACGGATATATTGAGCACGCTCTGGCACCTCAACGTTAAGCATTTTTTCAATTGCCATAACGTAAGCATGTTCATTAGACATCATAGAAACATAATCTAAACGGTCCATATAACCAATTGACTGGTTATAAGGCTTAAATTCAGCTAATTTTTCTGTACCACGGTGTAATAAACCGATATGTGGATCTGATCTTACAATGGTCTCACCATCTAGCTCTAACACTAAACGTAATACACCGTGCGCAGACGGATGCTGAGGACCAAAATTTAAAGTATAGTTACGAATTTCAGGCATATTTGATTCCTAATTACACGTTGCTTGGTGATTTCTTACGAATCACACGAGGTACATTGACTCGATTTTCAATAGAAACAGGCTCATAGATGACGCGGCCTTTCTCTGAGTCATAACGCATTTCTACATTTCCTGTAAGAGGAAAGTCTTTTCTTAAAGGATGTCCAACAAAACCGTAATCCGTTAAAATTCGACGTAAATCAGGATGACCTTTGAAAATAATTCCAAACAGATCAAATGCTTCACGCTCAAACCAATTAGCGACATTCCAAACGTCAATCACACTATCGACGATTGGCATTTGTGTAGACTCAGGAAACACTTTCACGCGTAAACGTAAATTGTTTTTTACTGATAATAAGTGATAAACAACGGCAAAGCGTCTTTCCATAGAATCCGCTTCAGAAGCTTCTTCATCTTCGGCAAAATCAAAAACACCACGACTAAACCCACTGTTAACTGCTGTCATGGTTTCCCAGTTGGCTTGTCCATAATCTAAATAATCTACACCACATAAGTCCATGAGCTGTTCAAATCCTAACTCATCCTTTAATATGGCAAATGCATCTAATGCTGTTTGTGGAGAAAGCTCAATCGTAAGCTCATCTAAACCGATGTTAGAAGAGACTACTTTCTCTCCTAATGCTTGATTAACATTGCTTTGTAAATCTAATACTGACTGTTTCATAGTAATGTCTACTTTCTTATTCTTATCTAGCTATCGTGTTAGTACGTTTTATCTTATTCTGTAGCTGGATAATTCCGTATAACAGAGCTTCAGCAGTTGGTGGACAACCTGGTACATAAACATCAACGGGCACAATGCGATCACATCCTCTCACAACAGAATACGAGTAATGGTAATACCCACCACCATTTGCACATGAACCCATTGAAATAACCCAACGTGGTTCAGCCATTTGGTCATATACTTTTCGTAAAGCCGGTGCCATTTTATTAACTAATGTACCTGCAACCACCATTACATCTGACTGACGTGGACTTGGTCTAAAAATAATACCAAATCGGTCTAAGTCATAACGAGAAGCCCCTGCGTGCATCATCTCAACAGCACAGCAAGCTAAACCAAAAGTCATTGGCCACAAAGAACCCGTTCTTGCCCAGTTAATTAATTTATCAGCAGAAGTGGTAACAACCCCTTCTTTTAAAACGCCTTCTACTCCCATTCCAGCGCTCCTTTTTTCCATTCATAAATAAAACCGACGACTAGTAATGATAAAAACACACCCATAGCTAATAGACCAAAAGTACCAACCTCATCTAAGACGATTGCCCATGGAAATAGAAAAGCGATTTCTAAGTCAAAAATAATAAACAAGATTGCTACAAGGTAAAAACGCACATCAAACTTCATACGTGCATCTTCAAATGCTTCAAAACCACACTCATATGGAGAGTTTTTTTCTGAATCAGGTTTTTGCGGTCCCAAAAGGTAACCGATTAAAATTGGACCAACTCCAAAAAGAGCTCCTAGAACAATAAAAACTAGGACTGGAAGATAATTTTCTAGCATGGGTTTTAGGCCTCGTCTAGCGTTTAATTGATTGCTGCAACATTGCAGCAGTATTTAATATGGTGCCGATGGCCGGAGTCGAACCGGCACAGCTCTCGCCACTACCCCCTCAAGGTAGCGTGTCTACCAATTTCACCACATCGGCTTTATTTGTTTACTCAGGCACAACCGGTGCTGATGGAGTTTTATTATTTTCTTCTACTTTGGTTTCAATTGGTGCTTTAGTTACACTCTGATAACCTTTAGCTTGCTGACTTCCGATGTAAG
Encoded here:
- a CDS encoding NADH-quinone oxidoreductase subunit A; translated protein: MLENYLPVLVFIVLGALFGVGPILIGYLLGPQKPDSEKNSPYECGFEAFEDARMKFDVRFYLVAILFIIFDLEIAFLFPWAIVLDEVGTFGLLAMGVFLSLLVVGFIYEWKKGALEWE
- a CDS encoding NADH-quinone oxidoreductase subunit C; this encodes MKQSVLDLQSNVNQALGEKVVSSNIGLDELTIELSPQTALDAFAILKDELGFEQLMDLCGVDYLDYGQANWETMTAVNSGFSRGVFDFAEDEEASEADSMERRFAVVYHLLSVKNNLRLRVKVFPESTQMPIVDSVIDVWNVANWFEREAFDLFGIIFKGHPDLRRILTDYGFVGHPLRKDFPLTGNVEMRYDSEKGRVIYEPVSIENRVNVPRVIRKKSPSNV
- a CDS encoding NADH-quinone oxidoreductase subunit D — its product is MPEIRNYTLNFGPQHPSAHGVLRLVLELDGETIVRSDPHIGLLHRGTEKLAEFKPYNQSIGYMDRLDYVSMMSNEHAYVMAIEKMLNVEVPERAQYIRVMFDEITRVLNHLMWLGAHALDIGAMTVFLYAFREREDLMDCYEAVSGARMHATYYRPGGVYRDLPDTMAKYEKSKWNSGKKLDQLNETREGSLLDFIEAFTERFPGYIDEYETLLTDNRIWKQRTVDIGIVSPERALQLGFTGPMLRGSGIEWDLRKKQPYEVYDKMDFDIPVGATGDCYDRYLVRVAEMRESNKIIKQCVDWLKANPGAVMTDDNKVAPPSREDAKSNMEALIHHFKLYTEGYTVPESEVYSAVEHPKGEFGIYMVSDGANKPYRMKVRAPGFAHLASLDEMVKGHMIADVVSIIGTQDIVFGEVDR
- a CDS encoding NuoB/complex I 20 kDa subunit family protein, with protein sequence MGVEGVLKEGVVTTSADKLINWARTGSLWPMTFGLACCAVEMMHAGASRYDLDRFGIIFRPSPRQSDVMVVAGTLVNKMAPALRKVYDQMAEPRWVISMGSCANGGGYYHYSYSVVRGCDRIVPVDVYVPGCPPTAEALLYGIIQLQNKIKRTNTIAR